From Acidihalobacter aeolianus, a single genomic window includes:
- a CDS encoding ABC transporter permease translates to MWSLIARRLGTSVTSIVILVTLVFFMIHATPGGPAYSILGMRSSPAAVAALNHQMGLDKPLYVQYLTWWGHLFEGNLGYSFTQHAPVSSLLGSYLRNTLLLYASATLIAILLSVLLGMLQGALERRAAGRLIGAFQLTFYAMPIFFVGGMLILIFAIDLGWLPSGGITASDGSGGTLVYLRHMILPGTALALPLTAGLSRYFGHSTRNEYRLDYVRTARSRGLPPLRIAIGHVLRNAVRPLVTVIGMMLPYIFVGGVLTESVFNYPGLGWLLWQSALNQDYPTLTAIVLLIGLLTIFGNLIADLANSILDVRVRYE, encoded by the coding sequence ATGTGGAGCCTGATTGCAAGACGTCTGGGCACCTCGGTGACCTCGATCGTGATTCTCGTCACCCTGGTGTTCTTCATGATCCACGCCACGCCCGGCGGCCCCGCCTACAGCATCCTGGGCATGCGCTCCTCGCCCGCCGCGGTGGCCGCGCTGAACCACCAGATGGGCCTGGACAAGCCGCTGTACGTGCAATACCTGACCTGGTGGGGGCATCTGTTCGAGGGCAACCTCGGCTATTCCTTCACCCAGCATGCCCCGGTGTCCTCGCTGCTCGGCAGCTACCTGCGCAACACCCTGCTGCTGTACGCCTCGGCAACCCTGATCGCGATCCTGCTGTCGGTGCTACTCGGCATGCTGCAGGGCGCGCTGGAACGCCGCGCGGCCGGACGCCTGATCGGCGCCTTCCAGCTCACCTTCTACGCCATGCCGATCTTCTTCGTCGGCGGCATGCTGATCCTGATCTTCGCCATCGACCTCGGCTGGCTGCCCTCCGGCGGCATCACCGCCAGCGACGGCAGCGGCGGCACACTGGTCTACCTGCGCCACATGATTCTGCCGGGCACCGCGCTGGCGCTGCCGCTGACCGCCGGCCTGTCGCGCTACTTCGGCCACTCCACGCGCAACGAATACCGCCTGGACTACGTGCGCACCGCGCGCTCGCGCGGCCTGCCGCCGCTGCGCATCGCCATCGGCCACGTACTGCGCAACGCCGTGCGCCCGCTGGTAACCGTAATCGGCATGATGCTGCCCTACATCTTCGTCGGAGGCGTGCTCACGGAAAGCGTGTTCAACTATCCCGGCCTCGGCTGGCTGTTGTGGCAGTCGGCGCTCAACCAGGATTACCCCACCCTTACCGCCATCGTCCTGCTGATCGGACTGCTGACCATCTTCGGCAACCTGATCGCGGACCTGGCCAACAGCATTCTTGACGTCCGAGTCCGCTATGAGTAG
- a CDS encoding ABC transporter permease encodes MSSQVTAPETRSSAAVRGLWPRLGERLPAGLRDALARYHHPMTWTGIALFAGMLAFSFLGPLVYTANPFTIHAMHILSPPSLAFPFGTDNLGRDMLARAMAGGRSSLTVGVLGSLVAMLTGIAYGMLSALGPSWLDKALMRLLDALLALPTLVLMIFFAAIIPLDVVSLTLLLGLVSWPGLARIVRNEALAYRERDYVQAARQFGAGTFYIARVHLLRAMLPILIVNTTFMVADVILGLAGLSFLGLGIQPPRASWGGLLNEGVQQVFLNDWWLILFPGLLIFGAILAMNFIGQGLLTRLEGRA; translated from the coding sequence ATGAGTAGCCAAGTGACTGCCCCCGAAACCCGGTCGTCCGCCGCCGTGCGAGGCCTCTGGCCGCGCCTCGGCGAGCGCCTGCCCGCCGGGCTGCGCGACGCCCTCGCGCGCTACCACCACCCGATGACCTGGACCGGCATCGCCCTGTTCGCGGGCATGCTGGCGTTCAGCTTCCTGGGTCCGCTGGTCTACACCGCGAACCCGTTCACCATCCACGCCATGCACATCCTCTCGCCGCCCTCGCTCGCCTTCCCCTTCGGCACCGACAACCTCGGCCGCGACATGCTCGCGCGCGCCATGGCGGGCGGGCGCTCCAGCCTCACCGTGGGCGTGCTCGGCTCGCTGGTCGCCATGCTGACCGGCATCGCCTACGGCATGCTCTCGGCGCTCGGCCCGAGCTGGCTGGACAAGGCGCTGATGCGCCTGCTCGACGCCCTGCTTGCCCTGCCCACGCTGGTGCTGATGATCTTCTTCGCCGCGATCATCCCGCTCGACGTGGTCAGCCTGACGCTGCTGCTCGGCCTGGTTTCCTGGCCCGGGCTGGCGCGCATCGTGCGCAACGAGGCTCTGGCCTATCGCGAGCGCGACTACGTCCAGGCCGCGCGCCAGTTCGGCGCCGGCACCTTCTACATCGCCCGCGTGCATCTGCTGCGCGCGATGCTGCCGATCCTGATCGTGAACACCACCTTCATGGTCGCCGACGTCATCCTCGGACTCGCCGGGCTGTCCTTCCTCGGCCTCGGCATCCAGCCGCCGCGCGCCTCCTGGGGCGGGCTGCTCAACGAAGGCGTGCAGCAGGTGTTCCTCAACGACTGGTGGCTGATCCTATTTCCGGGCCTCCTGATCTTCGGCGCCATCCTGGCGATGAACTTCATCGGGCAGGGCCTGCTCACCCGGCTGGAGGGACGCGCATGA
- a CDS encoding ABC transporter ATP-binding protein translates to MSLLEISDLGISFGRGRRRVDVVDHVNLALEAGQMLALVGESGSGKSLTATAVNRLLPYGGWLSGGHIRLAGRDLADLPEREMRAVRGREIGMVFQNPLSAMNPSLTVARQIGESYRLYTGASEQAARERALELLREVGVPDAAARLDDYPHQFSGGMRQRVMIAMALTCEPKLLIADEPTTALDVTIQAQILRLIRRLQHERDLAVIFITHDLSLVAEYADRVAVMYAGRIVEQASADEFFATPQHPYSRALLAAIPRVDGEPARLADIDGLPPDPRDFPPGCRFAPRCPQRQDRCTQAYPETLYSGGHGVACFRAQELPA, encoded by the coding sequence ATGAGCCTGCTCGAGATTTCGGACCTCGGCATCAGCTTCGGCCGCGGCCGCCGCCGCGTCGACGTGGTCGACCACGTGAACCTTGCCCTCGAGGCCGGGCAGATGCTCGCCCTGGTCGGCGAATCCGGCTCCGGCAAGTCGCTCACCGCCACCGCCGTCAACCGCCTGCTGCCCTACGGCGGCTGGCTCAGCGGCGGACACATCCGCCTCGCCGGGCGCGACCTCGCCGACCTGCCCGAGCGCGAGATGCGCGCCGTGCGCGGGCGCGAGATCGGCATGGTGTTCCAGAACCCGCTGTCGGCGATGAACCCCAGCCTCACCGTGGCCCGCCAGATCGGCGAGTCCTACCGCCTGTACACCGGCGCCAGCGAGCAGGCCGCCCGCGAACGCGCGCTCGAACTGCTGCGCGAGGTCGGCGTGCCCGACGCCGCGGCGCGCCTCGACGACTATCCGCACCAGTTCTCCGGCGGCATGCGCCAGCGCGTGATGATCGCCATGGCGCTGACCTGCGAACCCAAGCTGCTGATCGCCGACGAGCCGACTACCGCGCTCGACGTCACTATCCAGGCGCAGATCCTGCGCCTGATCCGGCGGCTGCAGCACGAGCGCGATCTTGCCGTGATCTTCATCACCCACGACCTCTCGCTGGTCGCCGAATACGCCGACCGCGTGGCGGTAATGTACGCCGGACGCATCGTCGAGCAGGCCAGCGCCGACGAATTCTTCGCCACGCCGCAACATCCCTACAGCCGCGCGCTGCTGGCCGCGATCCCGCGCGTCGACGGCGAGCCGGCGCGCCTGGCCGACATCGACGGCCTGCCGCCCGACCCGCGCGACTTCCCGCCGGGCTGCCGCTTCGCGCCGCGCTGCCCGCAGCGCCAGGACCGCTGCACCCAGGCCTATCCCGAAACCCTGTACAGCGGCGGCCACGGCGTCGCCTGCTTCCGCGCCCAGGAGCTGCCCGCATGA
- a CDS encoding ABC transporter ATP-binding protein, with protein MSPLLDVEDLSVRFNLGEGGLLRKTRGTIHAVSDVSLHLERGECLGLVGESGSGKSTLGRAILQMTRPSDGRVYLDGHELTKLPERQLRPYRRRMQMVFQDPMDAMNPRMTVEQVIVEPLRLQGIGDRRDRRARAAELMETMGLPVSGLQRYPGQFSGGQRQRIAIARALAPQPDLLVLDEPTSGLDVSMQARILNLLADIRQSLGLSYVFISHDLGAVGYLAQRIAVLYLGRVVELAPARTLLAAPRHPYTASLLEALPRLDRKAEDDYAPARGEPPSPVNPPSGCAFHPRCPAAQAVCANERPALSAAGSTHRVACHFPLAQESAA; from the coding sequence ATGAGCCCCCTGCTCGACGTCGAAGACTTGTCGGTCCGCTTCAATCTCGGCGAGGGCGGCCTGTTGCGCAAGACGCGCGGCACCATCCACGCCGTGTCGGACGTCAGCCTACATCTCGAACGCGGCGAATGTCTTGGCCTGGTCGGCGAATCCGGCTCCGGCAAGAGCACCCTGGGGCGCGCCATCCTGCAGATGACCCGCCCCAGCGATGGCCGCGTATACCTCGACGGCCACGAGCTGACCAAGCTGCCCGAGCGCCAGCTGCGCCCCTACCGCCGGCGCATGCAGATGGTGTTTCAGGACCCGATGGACGCGATGAACCCGCGCATGACCGTGGAACAGGTGATCGTCGAGCCGCTGCGCCTGCAGGGCATCGGCGACCGCCGCGACCGCCGCGCGCGCGCCGCCGAACTGATGGAAACCATGGGCCTGCCGGTCTCCGGCCTGCAGCGCTACCCGGGGCAGTTCTCCGGCGGCCAGCGCCAGCGCATCGCTATCGCACGGGCGCTGGCCCCGCAGCCGGACCTGCTGGTGCTGGACGAGCCCACCTCCGGGCTCGACGTCTCGATGCAGGCGCGCATCCTCAACCTGCTCGCCGACATCCGCCAGTCGCTCGGCCTGAGCTACGTGTTCATCAGCCACGACCTCGGCGCGGTCGGCTACCTCGCCCAGCGCATCGCCGTGCTCTACCTCGGCCGCGTGGTCGAGCTGGCCCCGGCGCGCACTCTGCTCGCCGCACCGCGTCACCCCTACACCGCCTCGCTGCTGGAGGCCCTGCCGCGACTCGACCGCAAGGCCGAGGACGACTACGCCCCCGCGCGCGGCGAGCCGCCCTCGCCGGTGAACCCGCCGAGCGGCTGCGCCTTCCACCCGCGCTGCCCCGCCGCGCAGGCCGTGTGCGCCAACGAACGCCCGGCGCTGTCCGCCGCCGGCAGCACGCACCGCGTGGCCTGCCACTTCCCCCTGGCCCAGGAATCCGCCGCGTGA
- a CDS encoding TldD/PmbA family protein, whose translation MNTPQTRYGNDLEVIAHRARDLLAGTARWRVLVEQTDTLGCLVRRGVLQPPERSARRAVLITVEEQGALGYGATTDLSADGLTQAVERARRMAAVLPARRLGAGLPADATDPVPAFVEPWADYVDMTLAERIEWLHDLEIAMAIDDRIHSRAALLETTRRERVLLDQSGREQRQVWRLCQAGLRAVAVGADGSQWRSHGHSFQGPATPEHLAALDFTRERAAALSRDALALLDAPECPTGTRDLILLPEQMTLQIHESIGHPLELDRILGDERNYAGWSFVRLEDFGTLQYGSPQLNVLFAPDELGEFASYACDDDGLPARRTHLIRGGLLERPLGGARSAARAGLEPVACTRATSALRPPIDRMANLNIAPGEQSLGELIGGVEHGVLLGQNRSWSIDQRREKFQFGCEWGRLIEDGELQGLVRNPNYRGRTLPFWHSLDGVGGADTFQVLGLGNCGKGEPNQSIGVGHASPACRFRGIEVFGGAA comes from the coding sequence GTGAACACTCCGCAAACCCGTTATGGCAACGACCTGGAAGTGATCGCCCACCGCGCCCGCGACCTGCTCGCCGGCACCGCGCGCTGGCGCGTCCTCGTTGAACAGACCGACACCCTCGGCTGCCTGGTACGCCGCGGCGTGCTGCAGCCGCCCGAACGCAGCGCGCGCCGCGCCGTACTGATCACCGTCGAAGAACAGGGCGCGCTCGGCTACGGCGCGACCACCGATCTTAGCGCCGACGGCCTGACGCAGGCGGTCGAACGGGCGCGCCGCATGGCCGCCGTGCTGCCGGCGCGCCGCCTCGGTGCCGGCCTGCCCGCGGACGCCACGGACCCCGTGCCGGCGTTCGTCGAGCCCTGGGCGGACTACGTCGACATGACGCTCGCCGAACGCATCGAATGGCTGCACGACCTCGAGATCGCCATGGCCATCGACGACCGCATCCACAGCCGCGCCGCGCTGCTCGAAACCACGCGCCGTGAGCGCGTGCTCCTCGACCAGTCCGGGCGCGAGCAGCGACAGGTCTGGCGGCTGTGCCAGGCCGGCCTGCGGGCGGTGGCGGTCGGCGCGGACGGCAGCCAGTGGCGCAGCCACGGTCACAGCTTCCAGGGACCGGCCACGCCGGAACATCTGGCCGCGCTCGACTTCACCCGCGAACGCGCGGCGGCCCTGTCGCGCGACGCGCTCGCACTGCTGGACGCGCCCGAGTGTCCCACCGGCACCCGCGACCTGATCCTGCTGCCCGAGCAGATGACCCTGCAGATCCACGAGAGCATCGGCCACCCGCTGGAGCTCGACCGCATCCTCGGCGACGAGCGCAACTACGCCGGCTGGAGCTTCGTCCGCCTCGAAGATTTCGGCACCCTGCAGTACGGCTCGCCGCAGCTCAACGTACTGTTCGCCCCGGACGAGCTCGGCGAATTCGCGAGCTACGCCTGCGACGACGACGGCCTGCCGGCGCGCCGCACTCACCTGATCCGCGGAGGCCTGCTGGAACGCCCCCTGGGCGGCGCCCGCTCGGCGGCGCGCGCCGGGCTGGAACCGGTCGCCTGCACACGCGCGACCAGCGCCCTGCGGCCGCCCATCGACCGCATGGCCAACCTCAACATCGCCCCCGGCGAGCAGTCGCTGGGCGAGCTGATCGGCGGCGTCGAACACGGCGTGCTGCTCGGCCAGAACCGCTCCTGGTCCATTGACCAGCGTCGCGAGAAATTTCAGTTCGGCTGCGAGTGGGGCCGGCTGATCGAGGACGGCGAGCTGCAGGGGCTGGTGCGCAATCCCAACTACCGCGGCCGCACCCTGCCGTTCTGGCACAGCCTCGACGGCGTCGGCGGCGCCGATACCTTCCAGGTGCTCGGCCTCGGCAACTGCGGCAAGGGCGAACCCAACCAGAGCATCGGCGTCGGCCACGCCTCCCCGGCCTGCCGCTTCCGCGGCATCGAGGTGTTCGGAGGTGCGGCATGA
- a CDS encoding metallopeptidase TldD-related protein: MNDLQPLIHTLAERLPALASDGETLFAYVYGEQTDFARLSRSRINQLGHIHQRRLTLTLSDGRSAVKDTWDFDAGALDTLAPRIERLRGDLAASPDDPYLSLDASPRTAHSGQPYEERDLEPWLEALLANTADDDLVGIALSGPQGFGLASSLGHALSHRSGGLSLDASLFTPTHQAVKIEWSAPADGPADPAAALAQARERLALLGGEPYAPAPGRYRAYLAPEALTELLGVTVWQGFSRQAVESGNSPLDRLFRGTAGFAPNVRLRELREDSNAPPFGAAGHTLPGAVDLVIDGRAGDTLVSPRAALEYGGTINSDSGMPIALTLDGGDLAEADALAALGTGLYLGRLWYANLSDPTHCRVTAMTRYDCFWVEDGRIRAPLAPMRIDASLYSLLGPDLIALSRERHRLEDTSSYERRASGHQLLPGALCAALPVTL, from the coding sequence ATGAACGACCTTCAGCCTCTGATCCACACCCTCGCCGAGCGCCTGCCCGCCCTCGCCAGCGACGGCGAGACCCTGTTCGCCTACGTCTACGGTGAGCAGACCGACTTCGCCCGACTCAGCCGCTCGCGCATCAACCAGCTCGGCCATATCCACCAGCGCCGGCTCACGCTGACCCTGAGCGACGGCCGCTCCGCGGTGAAGGACACCTGGGACTTCGACGCCGGCGCCCTCGACACCCTGGCGCCGCGCATCGAGCGCCTGCGCGGCGATCTGGCCGCCTCGCCCGACGACCCCTACCTCAGCCTGGACGCCTCGCCGCGCACTGCGCACAGCGGGCAACCCTACGAAGAACGCGATCTCGAACCCTGGCTGGAGGCGCTGCTGGCAAACACCGCGGACGACGACCTCGTCGGCATCGCCCTGTCCGGCCCGCAGGGCTTCGGCTTGGCCAGCAGCCTGGGCCATGCCCTGAGCCACCGCAGCGGCGGCCTGTCGCTGGACGCCAGCCTGTTCACCCCGACGCACCAGGCGGTCAAGATCGAGTGGAGCGCCCCAGCCGACGGCCCCGCGGACCCCGCCGCGGCACTCGCGCAGGCGCGCGAGCGGCTGGCGCTGCTCGGCGGCGAACCCTACGCCCCCGCGCCGGGACGCTACCGCGCCTACCTCGCCCCCGAGGCCCTGACCGAACTGCTCGGCGTGACCGTCTGGCAGGGCTTCTCGCGGCAGGCGGTGGAAAGCGGCAACAGCCCGCTCGACCGCCTGTTCCGCGGCACCGCCGGCTTCGCCCCCAACGTGCGCCTGCGCGAGCTGCGCGAGGACTCCAACGCGCCTCCCTTCGGCGCCGCCGGGCACACCCTGCCGGGCGCCGTCGACCTCGTGATCGACGGCCGCGCAGGCGACACCCTGGTCAGCCCCCGCGCCGCGCTCGAATACGGCGGCACGATCAACTCCGACAGCGGCATGCCCATCGCGCTGACCCTGGACGGAGGCGACCTCGCCGAGGCCGACGCCCTCGCCGCGCTGGGCACCGGGCTGTACCTCGGGCGGCTGTGGTACGCCAACCTCTCCGACCCGACGCACTGCCGCGTCACCGCGATGACCCGCTACGACTGCTTCTGGGTGGAGGACGGCCGCATCCGCGCGCCGCTCGCGCCGATGCGCATCGACGCCAGCCTCTACAGCCTGCTCGGCCCCGATCTCATCGCCCTGAGCCGCGAACGCCATCGCCTGGAGGACACCTCCAGCTACGAGCGCCGTGCCAGCGGTCACCAGCTGCTGCCCGGCGCACTGTGCGCGGCGCTGCCCGTCACCCTGTGA
- a CDS encoding peptide ABC transporter substrate-binding protein, whose translation MLHRLPTRAVLAALSLILACGGAARAATPDSVSTCTGVGLSAPMIVNSLLPVVNNDSVGNEQAILLMFPYLLWVGNDLRLDYTHSIASGIAVSDHDTVFTLKLKPWRWSDGSPVTADDVIYDFQLIRAYGARYLNAGIGGMPGIVKSMTAPTPDTLRVETRHPVNPHWFELNGLTQLRPLPRHAWHDMKVDELVKRQDQTGMVAVTDGPYRLVKYVPGRYMSFVANPKYSGPQPHIKHFVLHMYTDSQSAFAALKTGELQLGHVPPSLIPAKRMVADLKGQFYPGGFNVSYIALNFDNPAVSWLRDLKVRQALQLAIDQPLLIQAALHGLGTPNFGPVPAVPPTYLSPAQRAADAHPSAQYDPARARKLLAQAGWMPGAGGIRRKNGQRLVLTLLVTSGTPHRIAEAEIIKQTWRAIGVDLRIRLVPFNQELAEVRPGGHWQVAMMAWIYAPDYYPTGDGMFDTGGGANYGNYSDPKMDALIRASTSDPGLKGLYRYQDYVAEQLPVLFRPSPGYLVKYDPRLHGVKDYLSPLGYIWPQSLYYAK comes from the coding sequence ATGCTCCACCGCTTGCCGACGCGCGCCGTTCTCGCGGCCCTTTCCCTGATCCTCGCCTGCGGCGGCGCCGCGCGCGCCGCGACCCCGGACAGCGTTTCCACCTGCACCGGCGTCGGTCTGTCGGCACCGATGATCGTCAACTCGCTGCTGCCCGTGGTGAACAACGACTCGGTGGGCAACGAACAGGCGATCCTGCTGATGTTTCCCTATCTGCTGTGGGTGGGCAACGACCTGCGCCTGGACTACACGCACAGCATCGCCAGCGGGATCGCCGTGTCGGATCACGACACTGTGTTCACCCTCAAGCTCAAACCCTGGCGCTGGTCCGACGGCAGCCCGGTCACCGCGGACGACGTCATCTACGACTTCCAGCTGATCCGCGCCTACGGCGCGCGCTACCTCAACGCCGGGATCGGCGGCATGCCCGGGATCGTGAAGTCGATGACCGCGCCGACGCCGGACACCCTGCGCGTGGAGACCCGCCATCCGGTCAATCCGCACTGGTTCGAGCTCAACGGCCTCACCCAGCTGCGCCCGCTGCCGCGCCACGCCTGGCACGACATGAAGGTGGACGAACTGGTCAAGCGCCAGGACCAGACGGGGATGGTCGCGGTAACCGACGGCCCCTACCGGCTTGTGAAATATGTCCCCGGGCGCTACATGAGCTTCGTCGCCAACCCGAAGTATTCCGGGCCGCAACCGCACATCAAGCACTTCGTGCTCCACATGTACACCGACAGCCAGTCCGCCTTCGCCGCGCTCAAGACCGGCGAGCTGCAGCTCGGCCACGTGCCGCCCTCGCTGATCCCGGCCAAGCGCATGGTCGCTGACCTCAAGGGCCAGTTCTATCCGGGCGGCTTCAACGTCAGCTACATCGCGCTCAACTTCGACAACCCGGCGGTATCCTGGTTGCGCGATCTCAAGGTACGCCAGGCTCTGCAGCTCGCCATCGACCAGCCGCTGCTGATCCAGGCCGCGCTGCACGGCCTCGGCACGCCGAATTTCGGCCCCGTGCCGGCGGTGCCGCCGACCTATCTCTCGCCCGCGCAGCGCGCCGCCGATGCCCATCCCTCGGCCCAGTACGACCCGGCCCGCGCGCGCAAGCTGCTCGCCCAGGCCGGCTGGATGCCGGGAGCGGGCGGCATCCGGCGCAAGAACGGGCAGCGTCTGGTGCTCACCCTGCTGGTCACCAGCGGCACGCCGCACCGCATCGCCGAGGCCGAGATCATCAAGCAGACCTGGCGCGCCATCGGCGTCGACCTGCGCATTCGTCTGGTGCCCTTCAACCAGGAACTGGCCGAGGTGCGCCCCGGCGGTCACTGGCAGGTGGCGATGATGGCCTGGATCTACGCCCCCGACTACTACCCCACCGGCGACGGCATGTTCGATACCGGCGGCGGCGCCAACTATGGCAACTACAGCGATCCCAAGATGGACGCCCTGATCCGTGCCTCGACCAGCGATCCCGGCCTCAAGGGGCTGTATCGCTACCAGGATTACGTCGCCGAACAGCTGCCGGTGCTGTTCCGGCCATCACCCGGCTATCTGGTCAAGTACGACCCGCGGCTGCACGGCGTGAAGGATTACCTCAGCCCGCTGGGCTACATCTGGCCGCAAAGCCTGTACTACGCTAAGTAA
- a CDS encoding M20 metallopeptidase family protein — MTKLYPHPEFIDAAIGWRRHLHRHPELAYREFDTSAYVLERLHELGYEPQFGIGGTGVVALLQGERPGPTIALRADMDALPLTECAQREHRSTRNGVMHACGHDGHTAILLGAAGALATRRDFAGTVAFVFQPAEEGEAGARAMLEDPRWPGFGIERIYGLHNWPDLPLGEFAILEGPCMAASDIWDIRLRGRGGHAGWPHRTQDTAGVVAALTAALSGLTRRIAAPTDPAVVTVTQIHAGTAYNVIPAEAHIAGTVRTLQPDTQANIREAMEEAARSIAALYGMEAELDYQPQYPVTFNHATEVADLRRAAARVDGLRESDRPPTPSMGAEDFSFFTQRLPGAYLWLGIRDAEHEASLHSCAYDFNDAAIAHGIELWVALVENLLGGK; from the coding sequence ATGACCAAGCTCTATCCGCACCCTGAATTCATCGACGCGGCGATCGGCTGGCGGCGCCACCTGCATCGCCATCCCGAACTCGCCTACCGCGAGTTCGACACCTCCGCCTACGTGCTTGAACGCCTGCACGAGCTCGGCTACGAACCGCAATTCGGCATCGGTGGCACCGGCGTCGTCGCTCTGTTACAGGGCGAACGTCCGGGGCCGACCATCGCCCTGCGCGCCGACATGGACGCCCTGCCGCTGACCGAATGCGCGCAGCGCGAACACCGCTCCACCCGCAATGGCGTGATGCATGCCTGCGGGCACGACGGACACACCGCGATTCTGCTGGGTGCCGCCGGCGCGCTGGCCACCCGGCGCGACTTCGCCGGCACCGTGGCCTTCGTGTTCCAGCCCGCCGAGGAAGGCGAGGCCGGCGCCCGCGCCATGCTCGAAGACCCACGCTGGCCGGGTTTCGGCATCGAACGCATCTACGGCCTGCACAACTGGCCCGACCTGCCGCTGGGCGAATTCGCCATCCTCGAAGGCCCGTGCATGGCCGCCTCCGACATCTGGGACATCCGCCTGCGCGGCCGCGGCGGTCATGCCGGCTGGCCGCACCGCACCCAGGACACCGCCGGCGTCGTGGCCGCGCTGACCGCCGCGCTGTCCGGACTCACGCGACGCATTGCCGCGCCGACCGACCCGGCCGTGGTCACCGTCACCCAGATCCATGCCGGTACCGCGTACAACGTGATCCCCGCCGAGGCGCACATCGCCGGCACGGTGCGCACGCTGCAGCCGGACACCCAGGCAAACATCCGCGAGGCGATGGAAGAGGCTGCGCGCAGCATCGCCGCGCTCTACGGCATGGAGGCCGAACTCGACTACCAGCCGCAGTACCCGGTGACCTTCAACCACGCCACCGAGGTCGCCGACCTGCGCCGCGCCGCCGCCCGCGTCGACGGCCTGCGCGAAAGCGACCGTCCGCCCACTCCCTCGATGGGCGCGGAGGACTTCTCCTTCTTCACCCAGCGTCTGCCCGGCGCCTACCTCTGGCTCGGCATCCGCGACGCCGAGCACGAGGCCTCGCTGCACAGCTGCGCCTACGACTTCAACGACGCCGCCATCGCCCACGGCATCGAGCTGTGGGTCGCGCTGGTCGAGAATCTGCTCGGAGGGAAGTGA
- a CDS encoding MBL fold metallo-hydrolase: MIIFRQLFDTDTSTYTYLLADALTHEGIIIDPVKELHERDLSAIRELGIELRYTVDTHVHADHVTGSGSLREATGAKVITGAATDLICSDRLIADGETLTFGNEVLTAIATPGHTDGCTSYRWRDRLFTGDTLLINACGRTDFQQGDSGRLYDSIQRLFAFADETLIFPGHDYAGRRVSSIGQEKTLNPRLADKDRQAFMDIMNSLDLPYPRHIDRALPANLTCGLAA, from the coding sequence ATGATCATTTTCCGTCAGTTGTTTGATACCGATACGTCCACTTATACCTATCTGCTCGCCGATGCACTGACTCACGAGGGGATCATCATCGATCCGGTGAAGGAACTGCATGAGCGCGATCTCAGCGCCATTCGCGAACTTGGCATTGAGCTGCGCTATACGGTCGATACCCACGTTCACGCCGATCACGTCACCGGCTCAGGTTCGCTGCGCGAAGCGACTGGCGCCAAGGTCATCACCGGCGCCGCTACTGACCTGATCTGCTCCGATAGGCTGATCGCTGATGGCGAAACACTGACCTTCGGCAACGAGGTTCTAACCGCCATCGCCACTCCCGGTCATACCGATGGTTGCACCAGCTACCGCTGGCGAGACCGACTGTTTACTGGTGACACTCTGTTGATCAATGCTTGTGGGCGCACCGACTTCCAGCAGGGTGATTCAGGGCGGCTGTATGACAGCATTCAACGTCTATTTGCCTTTGCCGATGAAACGCTCATCTTCCCTGGACACGACTACGCAGGCCGACGGGTGTCTAGTATCGGCCAGGAAAAAACGCTTAATCCGCGGCTGGCGGATAAGGATCGGCAGGCATTCATGGACATCATGAATAGCTTGGACCTGCCTTACCCTCGACACATCGACCGTGCCCTGCCAGCCAACCTAACCTGCGGCTTGGCCGCCTGA